A single region of the Pseudomonas sp. B21-023 genome encodes:
- a CDS encoding GMC family oxidoreductase, with protein sequence MPSADSVYDYVVVGAGPAGCLLANRLSADPSCRVLLLEAGGRDNYPWIHIPVGYLYCIGNPRTDWCMKTEAQPGLNGRALGYPRGKVLGGCSSINGMIYMRGQAADYDLWAEQGNEGWAWKDVLPLFKASESHYAGASDSHGADGEWRVEQQRYSWPILDAFRDAAEQSGIARIDDFNTGDNAGCGYFQVNQRNGVRWNSAKAFLRPILKRANLTVLTGVQVDQVVLGNTRARAVRALWQGAWHEFAARREIILCAGSVGSPGILQRSGIGPRKLLEGLGIAVRHDMPGVGGNLQDHLQLRLIYQIQNTRTLNQMANSLWGKLGMGLRYAYDRSGPLAMAPSQLGAFARSSPEQATANLQYHVQPLSLERFGEPLHRFPAFTASVCNLRPASRGRIDIRSADMNAAPLIDPNYLSTPEDLRVAADAIRLTRRIVQAPALAAFEPREYLPGPALQSEEALHQAAGQIGTTIFHPVGTCRMGSGALDVVDNQLRVHGIPGLRVADASIMPQIVSGNTCSPTLMIAEKAAQLILKGANTQTNLSDSNAIPTP encoded by the coding sequence ATGCCATCAGCCGATTCTGTCTACGACTATGTGGTCGTGGGGGCCGGTCCCGCCGGTTGCCTACTGGCCAATCGTTTGTCCGCCGACCCATCCTGCCGGGTGTTGCTGCTCGAGGCGGGCGGGCGTGACAACTATCCCTGGATTCATATCCCCGTCGGTTACCTTTACTGCATCGGCAATCCACGCACCGACTGGTGCATGAAGACCGAGGCCCAGCCTGGGCTGAACGGGCGTGCCCTGGGCTATCCGCGGGGCAAGGTGCTGGGTGGCTGTTCGTCCATCAACGGCATGATCTACATGCGCGGCCAGGCTGCCGACTACGACCTTTGGGCCGAGCAAGGCAACGAGGGCTGGGCATGGAAGGATGTGCTGCCGCTGTTCAAGGCCAGCGAGAGCCACTATGCCGGTGCCAGCGACAGCCATGGTGCCGACGGTGAATGGCGGGTCGAGCAGCAGCGCTACAGCTGGCCGATCCTCGATGCCTTTCGCGACGCGGCCGAACAAAGCGGCATCGCCAGGATCGACGACTTCAATACGGGCGACAACGCCGGCTGTGGATACTTTCAGGTCAACCAGCGCAATGGAGTGCGCTGGAACTCGGCCAAGGCGTTTCTCAGGCCCATCCTCAAGCGAGCAAACCTGACTGTGCTGACCGGCGTGCAGGTCGACCAGGTTGTGCTCGGCAACACACGCGCCCGGGCTGTAAGGGCACTGTGGCAAGGTGCATGGCATGAGTTCGCGGCACGCCGCGAGATTATTCTCTGCGCAGGTTCGGTCGGTTCGCCCGGCATCCTGCAGCGCTCGGGGATCGGCCCACGCAAACTGCTCGAAGGGTTGGGCATCGCCGTGCGCCACGACATGCCTGGCGTCGGCGGCAACCTGCAGGACCACCTGCAATTGCGCCTGATCTACCAGATCCAGAACACACGCACCCTTAACCAGATGGCCAACAGCTTGTGGGGTAAGCTGGGCATGGGCCTGCGCTATGCCTACGACCGCAGTGGCCCGCTGGCCATGGCGCCAAGCCAGCTGGGAGCCTTTGCCCGCTCGAGCCCCGAGCAGGCGACCGCCAACCTTCAGTATCACGTCCAGCCCTTGTCGCTGGAGCGCTTCGGCGAGCCGCTGCACCGGTTCCCGGCCTTCACCGCGTCGGTATGTAACCTGCGCCCGGCCAGTCGAGGTCGAATCGATATCCGCTCGGCGGACATGAACGCCGCGCCGCTGATCGACCCCAACTACCTCAGCACCCCTGAGGACCTGCGTGTGGCCGCTGACGCCATCCGCCTTACCCGGCGCATCGTCCAGGCCCCAGCCCTGGCCGCCTTCGAGCCCCGCGAGTACCTGCCCGGCCCTGCCCTGCAGAGCGAGGAAGCGTTGCACCAAGCCGCCGGTCAGATCGGTACCACCATCTTCCACCCGGTAGGTACCTGCCGCATGGGCAGCGGTGCGCTCGATGTTGTGGATAACCAGCTGCGCGTGCACGGCATTCCGGGCCTGCGTGTGGCGGATGCCTCGATCATGCCGCAGATAGTCTCCGGCAATACCTGTTCACCCACGTTGATGATTGCCGAAAAGGCGGCACAACTGATTCTCAAGGGAGCCAACACCCAGACCAACCTCAGCGACAGCAACGCGATACCGACGCCCTGA
- a CDS encoding MFS transporter, producing MSDYIQEQGAAASSPSRREERKIIFASSLGTVFEWYDFFLYGALAAVISKQFFAGVNDTTAFIFALMAFAAGFLVRPFGALVFGRLGDMIGRKYTFLVTIVLMGLSTFAVGLLPTYASIGIAAPIILVVLRMLQGLALGGEYGGAATYVAEHAPPGKRGFHTGFIQSTATLGLLLSLIVVLASRYISGDQFETWGWRLPFLLSIVLLAISTWIRMSMHESPAFVKMKAQGKISKSPIRESFTSWPNLKVVLTALFSINAGQAVTFYTAQFYVLFFMTQMLKMDPAQANTLLIISVVIGAPFFVFFGWLSDRIGRKPILMVGLLLATVCYFPMFKALSHYANPQIDAASREAPIVVSANPQGCTFQFDPVGKARFDSPCDKVKTFLVKQGLPYSSVEAAGSEVQVSIGDKTINGFDEAAMRSAIEAAGYPAKADPAHVNQVMVVVLIVAMILIATMTYGPLAAVMVELFPTRIRYTSMSLPYHIGNGWFGGFLPTVSFALVVYTGDIFYGLWYPVLITGVSLVVGIFCLKETKDVDIDKV from the coding sequence ATGTCGGATTACATCCAGGAACAGGGCGCGGCGGCGAGCAGCCCCAGCCGCCGTGAGGAACGCAAGATCATTTTCGCGTCATCCCTCGGGACAGTGTTCGAGTGGTATGACTTCTTTCTTTATGGCGCCCTGGCGGCGGTGATCAGCAAGCAGTTCTTTGCAGGGGTCAACGACACCACGGCGTTCATCTTCGCCTTGATGGCCTTTGCTGCGGGCTTTCTGGTGCGCCCGTTCGGTGCCCTGGTGTTCGGGCGGCTCGGCGACATGATTGGGCGCAAATACACTTTCCTGGTCACCATCGTGCTGATGGGCCTGTCGACCTTCGCGGTGGGCCTGCTGCCCACGTACGCCAGCATTGGCATTGCCGCACCGATCATCCTGGTGGTGCTGCGCATGCTCCAGGGCCTGGCGCTGGGCGGCGAGTACGGCGGCGCGGCCACTTACGTGGCCGAACACGCGCCGCCCGGCAAGCGCGGTTTCCACACCGGCTTCATCCAGTCCACCGCCACACTCGGCCTGCTGTTGTCGCTGATCGTGGTCCTGGCCAGCCGCTACATCAGTGGTGATCAGTTCGAGACCTGGGGCTGGCGCCTGCCGTTCCTGCTGTCGATCGTGTTGCTGGCGATCTCCACCTGGATCCGCATGAGCATGCACGAGTCGCCGGCGTTCGTGAAAATGAAAGCCCAGGGCAAGATAAGCAAGTCGCCGATCCGCGAGTCGTTCACCTCTTGGCCGAACCTGAAGGTGGTCCTGACCGCGCTGTTCAGCATCAACGCCGGGCAAGCGGTGACCTTCTATACCGCACAGTTCTATGTGCTGTTCTTCATGACCCAGATGCTCAAGATGGACCCGGCCCAGGCCAATACCCTGTTGATCATCAGCGTGGTGATCGGCGCGCCGTTCTTCGTGTTCTTCGGCTGGCTGTCGGACCGCATCGGGCGCAAGCCAATCCTCATGGTCGGGCTGTTGCTGGCCACCGTGTGCTACTTCCCGATGTTCAAGGCGCTGAGCCATTACGCCAACCCGCAGATCGACGCCGCCAGCCGAGAAGCGCCCATCGTCGTCAGCGCCAACCCGCAGGGCTGCACCTTCCAGTTCGACCCGGTGGGCAAGGCCCGCTTCGACAGCCCCTGCGACAAGGTAAAGACCTTCCTGGTCAAACAGGGCCTGCCCTACAGCTCGGTCGAGGCTGCCGGCAGCGAAGTGCAGGTGAGTATCGGCGACAAGACCATCAACGGCTTCGACGAGGCGGCCATGCGCAGCGCCATCGAAGCGGCTGGCTATCCGGCCAAGGCGGACCCGGCGCATGTGAATCAGGTGATGGTGGTGGTGTTGATCGTTGCCATGATCCTGATCGCCACCATGACCTACGGGCCACTGGCGGCGGTAATGGTCGAACTGTTCCCGACGCGAATCCGCTATACCTCGATGTCCCTGCCCTACCACATCGGCAACGGCTGGTTCGGTGGGTTCCTGCCAACGGTATCGTTCGCGTTGGTGGTGTATACCGGGGATATCTTCTATGGGCTTTGGTACCCGGTGCTGATTACTGGGGTGAGCCTGGTGGTGGGGATCTTCTGCCTGAAAGAGACCAAGGACGTGGATATCGATAAGGTCTGA
- a CDS encoding 1-acyl-sn-glycerol-3-phosphate acyltransferase produces the protein MSILQAIRIFLFYLLLGTSSLLWCSLSFFVAPFLPFPKRYKFINVYWCRCALFLVRTVLGIDYKITGAENVPKVPCVILSNHQSTWETFLLSAYFSPLSQVLKRELLYVPFFGWAMAMLRPIAIDRKNPKEALRQVASQGDELLKQGTWVLIFPEGTRVPHGQIGKFSRGGTALAVNAGLPVLPIAHNAGKFWPREGWGKRPGTIEVVIGEPMYAVGTGPRAIAELNDRAQAWNEATQRAMGSLPPLAENPEQQPA, from the coding sequence ATGTCGATCCTGCAGGCGATCAGAATCTTTCTTTTTTACCTGCTGTTGGGCACCAGTTCGCTACTGTGGTGCTCGCTGAGCTTCTTCGTCGCGCCCTTCCTGCCGTTCCCCAAGCGCTACAAGTTCATCAACGTGTACTGGTGCCGCTGCGCATTGTTTTTGGTGCGCACGGTCCTGGGCATCGACTACAAGATCACCGGTGCCGAGAACGTGCCGAAAGTACCTTGCGTGATCCTGTCGAACCACCAGAGCACCTGGGAAACCTTCCTGCTCTCCGCATATTTCTCGCCGCTGAGCCAGGTGCTCAAGCGCGAACTGCTGTATGTGCCCTTCTTCGGCTGGGCCATGGCCATGCTGCGGCCGATCGCCATCGATCGCAAGAACCCCAAAGAGGCACTGCGCCAGGTGGCCAGCCAGGGCGACGAGCTGCTCAAGCAGGGCACCTGGGTACTGATCTTCCCCGAAGGCACCCGCGTGCCCCATGGCCAGATCGGCAAGTTTTCCCGCGGCGGTACAGCCCTGGCGGTCAACGCCGGGCTGCCGGTACTGCCGATTGCCCACAACGCCGGCAAGTTCTGGCCGCGTGAAGGCTGGGGCAAGCGCCCGGGCACCATCGAGGTGGTAATCGGTGAACCGATGTATGCAGTGGGCACTGGCCCACGTGCCATCGCCGAGCTGAACGACCGCGCCCAGGCCTGGAACGAAGCGACCCAGCGTGCCATGGGTTCGCTGCCGCCGCTGGCGGAAAACCCGGAGCAGCAGCCAGCCTGA
- the gmhB gene encoding D-glycero-beta-D-manno-heptose 1,7-bisphosphate 7-phosphatase, translated as MKLLILDRDGVINHDSDAYIKSLEEWVPIPGSIEAIAQLSKAGWTVAVATNQSGIARGYYSPETLEAMHARLRALVAEQGGEVGLIVHCPHGPDAGCECRKPKPGMLLAIAEHYQVPLAGVWFVGDSKGDLEAALAVDAQPVLVKTGKGERTLEKGVPQTTLIFDDLAAIAREII; from the coding sequence TTGAAACTGCTGATTCTTGATCGAGACGGAGTGATCAACCACGACTCCGACGCCTATATCAAGTCGCTGGAGGAGTGGGTCCCCATTCCCGGCTCGATCGAGGCTATCGCGCAGTTGAGCAAGGCGGGCTGGACAGTGGCCGTGGCCACTAACCAGTCCGGTATTGCCCGCGGCTACTATTCGCCGGAAACCCTCGAGGCCATGCATGCGCGCCTGCGCGCGCTGGTGGCCGAGCAGGGTGGCGAGGTCGGCCTGATCGTGCATTGCCCGCACGGCCCGGACGCAGGCTGCGAATGCCGCAAGCCCAAGCCCGGCATGCTGCTGGCGATTGCCGAGCATTACCAGGTGCCCCTGGCCGGCGTGTGGTTCGTTGGCGACAGCAAAGGTGACCTGGAGGCGGCCCTGGCCGTCGATGCACAACCCGTGCTGGTTAAAACCGGCAAGGGCGAGAGGACCCTGGAAAAAGGCGTCCCGCAAACTACACTGATTTTCGACGATCTGGCGGCTATCGCCAGAGAAATTATTTAA
- the glyS gene encoding glycine--tRNA ligase subunit beta, with protein sequence MSAQDFLVELGTEELPPKALATLGDAFLAGIEKGLQAAGLNYTGKHVYAAPRRLAVLIRQLDVQQPDRSINIDGPPLQAAFNAEGQPTQAALGFAKKCGVELSDIDQSGPKLRFSQHIPGKATASLLPTIVEDSLNDLPIPKRMHWGASREEFVRPTQWLVMLLGDQVVDCTILAQKAGRESRGHRFHHPENVLITTPANYVEDLRKAHVLADFAERRELISKRTAELAMQQEGTAIVPPALLDEVTALVEWPVPLVCSFEERFLEVPQEALITTMQDNQKYFCLLDSEGKLLPRFITVANVESRDPKQIVQGNEKVVRPRLTDAEFFFKQDKKQPLESFNERLKNVVFQAQLGTVFEKAERVSKLAAFIAPYIGGSAANAGRAGLLSKCDLASEMVGEFPEMQGIAGYYYALNDGEPEDVALALNEQYMPRGAGAELPQTLTGAAVAIADKLDTLVGIFGIGMLPTGSKDPYALRRAALGVLRILIEKQLDLDLNVAVEFAVKQFGAKVKAAGLSEQVLEFIFDRLRARYEDEGIDVSTYLSVRALKPGSALDFDQRVQAVQAFRKLPEAEALAAANKRVSNLLGKAEGAIADQVEPKYFDNANEFSLYSAIQQADQAVQPMAAARQYSEALARLAALRDPVDAFFEAVMVNAEDAKVRANRYALLSRLRGLFLGVADISLLG encoded by the coding sequence ATGAGTGCTCAAGATTTCCTGGTTGAACTGGGCACCGAAGAGCTGCCACCCAAGGCCCTCGCCACGCTGGGCGACGCTTTCCTCGCCGGCATCGAGAAAGGCCTGCAGGCCGCCGGCCTGAACTACACCGGCAAGCATGTCTACGCTGCACCGCGCCGCCTGGCCGTGCTGATCCGCCAGCTGGACGTGCAGCAGCCGGACCGCAGCATCAACATCGACGGCCCGCCCCTGCAGGCCGCGTTCAATGCCGAAGGCCAGCCAACCCAGGCCGCCCTGGGCTTTGCCAAGAAGTGTGGCGTCGAACTGTCGGACATCGACCAGAGCGGCCCGAAGCTGCGCTTCTCCCAGCACATTCCGGGCAAGGCCACTGCCAGCCTGCTGCCAACCATCGTCGAGGATTCACTCAACGACCTGCCGATCCCCAAGCGCATGCACTGGGGCGCCAGCCGTGAAGAGTTCGTGCGCCCGACCCAGTGGCTGGTGATGCTGCTGGGCGATCAGGTCGTCGACTGCACCATCCTGGCCCAGAAAGCCGGCCGTGAATCCCGTGGCCACCGCTTCCACCACCCGGAAAACGTACTCATCACCACCCCGGCCAACTACGTCGAGGACCTGCGCAAGGCCCACGTGCTGGCTGACTTTGCCGAGCGTCGGGAGCTGATCAGCAAGCGCACCGCAGAGCTGGCCATGCAGCAGGAAGGCACGGCCATCGTGCCGCCGGCGCTGCTGGACGAAGTGACCGCCCTGGTCGAGTGGCCGGTGCCGCTGGTGTGCTCGTTCGAGGAGCGTTTCCTCGAGGTGCCGCAGGAAGCGCTGATCACCACCATGCAGGACAACCAGAAGTACTTCTGCCTGCTGGACAGCGAAGGCAAGCTGCTGCCGCGCTTCATCACCGTGGCCAACGTCGAGAGCCGCGACCCCAAGCAGATCGTGCAGGGCAACGAGAAGGTCGTGCGCCCGCGCCTGACCGACGCCGAGTTCTTCTTCAAGCAAGACAAGAAGCAGCCCCTGGAAAGCTTCAACGAGCGCCTGAAGAACGTAGTGTTCCAGGCTCAGCTGGGTACCGTGTTCGAAAAAGCCGAGCGCGTCTCCAAGCTGGCCGCCTTCATTGCTCCGTACATCGGTGGCAGCGCCGCCAACGCTGGTCGTGCCGGCCTGCTGTCCAAGTGCGACCTGGCCTCGGAAATGGTCGGTGAGTTCCCGGAGATGCAAGGCATCGCCGGCTACTACTACGCCCTCAACGATGGCGAGCCGGAAGACGTCGCCCTGGCGCTGAACGAGCAGTACATGCCGCGCGGCGCTGGCGCCGAGCTGCCGCAGACCCTCACCGGTGCCGCCGTGGCCATCGCCGACAAGCTCGACACCCTGGTCGGCATCTTCGGCATCGGCATGCTGCCCACCGGCAGCAAGGACCCATACGCCCTGCGCCGTGCCGCCCTGGGCGTGCTGCGTATCCTGATCGAGAAGCAGCTCGACCTGGACCTGAATGTCGCGGTCGAGTTCGCGGTCAAGCAGTTCGGTGCCAAGGTCAAGGCCGCCGGCCTGTCCGAGCAGGTACTGGAGTTCATCTTCGACCGCCTGCGCGCACGCTACGAGGACGAAGGCATCGACGTCTCCACCTACCTGTCGGTGCGTGCCCTGAAGCCGGGCTCGGCGCTGGACTTCGACCAGCGCGTGCAGGCCGTGCAGGCCTTCCGCAAACTGCCGGAAGCCGAAGCCCTGGCGGCAGCGAACAAGCGCGTGTCGAACCTGCTGGGTAAAGCCGAAGGTGCCATCGCCGACCAGGTCGAGCCGAAGTACTTCGACAACGCCAACGAGTTCTCCCTGTACTCGGCCATCCAGCAGGCCGACCAGGCCGTGCAACCGATGGCAGCCGCGCGCCAGTACAGCGAAGCCCTGGCCCGCCTGGCCGCCCTGCGTGACCCGGTCGACGCCTTCTTCGAGGCGGTGATGGTCAACGCCGAGGACGCCAAGGTACGCGCCAACCGTTATGCCCTGCTCAGCCGCCTGCGCGGCCTGTTCCTGGGCGTGGCCGATATCTCGCTGCTGGGGTAA
- the glyQ gene encoding glycine--tRNA ligase subunit alpha encodes MSQPTPAVRTFQDLILALQNYWAAQGCVVLQPYDMEVGAGTFHTATFLRAVGPETWNAAYVQPSRRPADGRYGENPNRLQHYYQFQVVLKPNPANFQELYLGSLKAIGIDPLVHDIRFVEDNWESPTLGAWGLGWEIWLNGMEVTQFTYFQQVGGIECYPVTGEITYGLERLAMYIQGVDSVYDLVWADGPFGKVTYGDVFHQNEVEQSTYNFEHANVEKLFELFDFYESEANRLIKLDLPLPTYEMVLKASHTFNLLDARRAISVTERQRYILRVRTLARDVAQSYLQARARLGFPMATPELRDEVLAKLEAAQ; translated from the coding sequence GTGAGCCAGCCTACGCCAGCCGTGCGTACCTTCCAAGACCTGATCCTCGCCCTGCAGAACTACTGGGCAGCTCAAGGTTGTGTGGTGCTTCAGCCCTACGATATGGAAGTAGGCGCCGGCACTTTCCACACCGCTACCTTCCTGCGCGCCGTGGGCCCGGAGACCTGGAACGCCGCCTACGTGCAGCCCAGCCGTCGCCCCGCCGACGGGCGGTATGGCGAAAACCCCAACCGCCTGCAGCACTACTACCAGTTCCAGGTGGTGCTCAAGCCAAACCCGGCGAACTTCCAGGAGCTGTACCTCGGCTCGCTGAAGGCCATCGGCATCGACCCGCTGGTTCACGACATTCGCTTCGTCGAAGACAACTGGGAATCGCCAACCCTCGGCGCCTGGGGCCTGGGCTGGGAAATCTGGCTGAACGGCATGGAGGTGACTCAGTTCACTTACTTCCAGCAAGTCGGCGGTATCGAGTGCTACCCGGTCACGGGTGAAATCACCTACGGCCTGGAGCGCCTGGCCATGTACATCCAGGGCGTGGACTCGGTCTACGACCTGGTGTGGGCCGACGGCCCGTTCGGCAAGGTCACCTATGGCGACGTGTTCCACCAGAACGAAGTGGAGCAGTCGACCTACAACTTCGAGCACGCCAACGTCGAGAAGCTGTTCGAACTGTTCGATTTCTACGAAAGCGAAGCGAACCGCCTGATCAAGCTGGACCTGCCGCTGCCGACCTACGAAATGGTCCTGAAGGCCTCGCACACCTTCAACCTGCTGGACGCCCGCCGCGCCATCTCGGTGACCGAGCGCCAGCGCTACATCCTGCGCGTACGTACCCTGGCCCGGGACGTGGCGCAAAGCTATCTGCAAGCTCGCGCACGCCTGGGCTTCCCGATGGCCACCCCTGAACTGCGTGACGAAGTGTTGGCTAAGCTGGAGGCTGCACAATGA
- a CDS encoding DNA-3-methyladenine glycosylase I: MPRCFWCSDDPLYQAYHDHEWGTPQRDPALLFEMLLLEGFQAGLSWITVLKKRERYRQVLEGFDPVKLARMSDERIEELMQDVGIIRNRLKLKAVRRNAQAWLAVDNPAEWLWSFVGGAPKINHFQGRGDVPAVTDEAKAMSKALQKAGFTFVGPTICYAFMQATGMVMDHTTDCDRYAALVR, from the coding sequence ATGCCACGCTGCTTTTGGTGTTCCGACGATCCGTTGTACCAGGCCTATCACGACCACGAGTGGGGAACGCCGCAGCGCGACCCGGCGTTGCTCTTCGAGATGCTTTTGCTCGAAGGGTTCCAGGCGGGCTTGTCGTGGATCACGGTATTGAAGAAGCGCGAGCGCTATCGCCAGGTGCTGGAAGGTTTCGACCCGGTGAAACTGGCGCGTATGAGCGACGAACGCATCGAAGAGCTGATGCAGGATGTTGGCATCATCCGCAACCGCCTCAAGCTCAAGGCCGTGCGCCGCAACGCCCAGGCATGGCTGGCTGTGGATAACCCCGCCGAGTGGCTATGGTCGTTCGTCGGCGGCGCGCCGAAGATCAACCATTTCCAAGGCCGTGGCGACGTGCCGGCGGTCACCGACGAGGCCAAGGCGATGAGCAAGGCCTTGCAGAAGGCTGGCTTCACTTTCGTCGGGCCGACCATCTGCTACGCCTTCATGCAGGCTACCGGCATGGTCATGGACCACACCACCGACTGCGATCGCTACGCCGCGCTGGTGCGCTGA
- a CDS encoding lysophospholipid acyltransferase, whose amino-acid sequence MEKFKGALMVGVLRLFAKLPWGAVQRVGAGIGWLMWKIPNGSRNVVRINLAKCFPEMDPAEREQLVGRALKDIGKSFVESACAWIWPPQRSLDLVKEVHGLEVLEQALASGKGVVGITSHLGNWEVLNHFYCNQCKPIIFYRPPKLKAVDDLLREQRVQMGNRVAPSTKEGILSVIKEVRRGGQVGIPADPEPAESAGVFVPFLGTQALTSKFVPNMLAGGKAVGVFLHALRLPDGSGFKVFLEAAPEAMYSTDVNESAAAMSKVVERYVREYPSQYMWSMKRFKKRPAGEPRWY is encoded by the coding sequence GTGGAAAAGTTCAAGGGCGCCCTGATGGTCGGGGTGCTGCGCCTGTTTGCCAAGCTGCCCTGGGGCGCCGTGCAGCGCGTCGGCGCCGGTATCGGATGGCTGATGTGGAAAATCCCCAACGGCTCGCGCAATGTCGTGCGCATCAACCTGGCCAAATGCTTCCCGGAGATGGACCCGGCCGAGCGTGAGCAACTGGTCGGTCGCGCGCTCAAGGACATCGGCAAGTCGTTCGTCGAGAGCGCCTGCGCCTGGATCTGGCCGCCGCAGCGCTCGCTCGACCTGGTCAAGGAAGTGCACGGCCTGGAAGTGTTGGAGCAGGCCCTGGCCTCGGGCAAGGGCGTGGTCGGCATCACCAGCCACCTGGGCAACTGGGAAGTGCTCAACCACTTCTATTGTAACCAGTGCAAACCGATCATCTTCTACCGGCCGCCCAAGCTCAAAGCGGTGGATGACCTGCTGCGTGAACAGCGTGTGCAGATGGGCAACCGCGTGGCGCCTTCGACCAAGGAAGGCATCCTCAGCGTGATAAAGGAAGTGCGCCGAGGTGGCCAGGTGGGCATTCCCGCCGACCCGGAGCCGGCCGAGTCCGCCGGGGTGTTCGTGCCGTTCCTGGGGACCCAGGCGCTGACCAGCAAGTTCGTGCCGAACATGCTGGCGGGTGGCAAGGCGGTGGGGGTATTCCTGCACGCCCTGCGCCTGCCCGATGGTTCGGGCTTCAAGGTGTTCCTGGAAGCGGCGCCAGAGGCCATGTACAGCACCGATGTGAATGAATCGGCGGCAGCCATGAGCAAGGTGGTCGAGCGTTATGTGCGCGAGTACCCGAGCCAGTACATGTGGAGCATGAAGCGCTTCAAGAAGCGCCCGGCTGGCGAGCCGCGCTGGTACTGA
- a CDS encoding tetratricopeptide repeat protein, with the protein MRESLEKMLAKGVDNPLLRFGLGKAWLDEGNGAEAAVHLASCVKQDPKYSAAWKLLGKAYQLSGDLAGARKAWEEGIEAAQAHGDKQAEKEMTVFLKKLNKV; encoded by the coding sequence ATGCGTGAATCGCTGGAGAAGATGCTGGCCAAAGGTGTGGATAACCCGCTGCTGCGCTTTGGCCTGGGCAAGGCTTGGCTGGACGAGGGCAATGGCGCTGAGGCGGCGGTGCACCTGGCCAGCTGCGTGAAGCAGGACCCCAAGTACTCGGCGGCGTGGAAGCTGCTGGGCAAGGCGTATCAGCTCAGCGGAGATCTGGCTGGCGCGCGCAAGGCCTGGGAGGAGGGGATCGAGGCAGCGCAGGCCCATGGGGACAAGCAGGCCGAAAAAGAGATGACGGTGTTCTTGAAGAAGCTGAACAAGGTCTGA
- the trkA gene encoding Trk system potassium transporter TrkA: MKIIILGAGQVGGTLAEHLASEANDITVVDTDGERLRDLGDRLDIRTVQGRASLPTVLRQAGADDADMLVAVTNSDETNMVACQVAYSLFHTPTKIARVRESAYLTREELFDNDHIPVDVLISPEQVVTNYIKRLIEHPGSLQVIDFAEGKAQLVAVRAYYGGPLVGQQLRQIRAHMPNVDTRVAAIFRRDRPITPQGDTVIEADDEVFFIAAKKDIRAVMGELRRIDESNKRVVIAGGGQIGERLAEAIESRYQVKIIEMNPARCRQLSDTLESTVVLQGSASDKDLMLEENIADADIFLALTNDDEANIMASLLAKRLGARKVMTIINNPAYVDLVQGGDIDIAISPQLATIGTLLAHVRRGDIVSVHSLRRGAAEAIEAVAHGDSKSSKVVGKAIEDINLPPGTTIGAIIREDEVMIAHDDTVIESGDHVILFVVDKKHIRDVEKLFHVGLSFF; encoded by the coding sequence ATGAAGATCATCATCCTCGGCGCAGGGCAGGTGGGCGGCACGCTGGCGGAACACCTGGCCAGCGAAGCCAATGACATCACCGTGGTCGATACCGATGGCGAGCGCCTGCGCGACCTCGGCGACCGCCTCGACATCCGCACCGTGCAAGGCCGCGCCTCTCTGCCGACGGTGCTGCGCCAGGCCGGCGCCGACGACGCCGACATGCTGGTGGCGGTGACCAACAGCGACGAGACCAACATGGTCGCCTGCCAGGTGGCGTACTCGCTCTTCCACACCCCGACCAAGATCGCCCGGGTGCGGGAGTCGGCCTACCTGACCCGCGAAGAACTGTTCGACAACGACCATATTCCGGTGGATGTGCTGATCAGCCCCGAGCAGGTGGTGACCAACTACATCAAGCGCCTGATCGAACACCCCGGCTCCCTGCAGGTGATCGACTTCGCCGAGGGCAAGGCCCAGCTAGTGGCAGTCCGGGCTTACTACGGCGGGCCGCTGGTGGGTCAGCAACTGCGCCAGATCCGCGCCCACATGCCCAACGTCGACACCCGCGTGGCGGCGATCTTCCGCCGCGACCGGCCGATCACCCCACAGGGCGACACGGTGATCGAAGCCGACGACGAAGTGTTCTTCATCGCCGCGAAAAAGGACATTCGCGCGGTGATGGGTGAGTTGCGGCGCATCGACGAGAGCAACAAGCGCGTGGTCATCGCCGGTGGCGGGCAGATCGGCGAACGCCTGGCCGAGGCCATCGAGAGCCGCTACCAGGTGAAGATCATCGAGATGAACCCGGCCCGCTGTCGCCAGCTCTCCGACACCCTGGAGAGCACCGTGGTGCTGCAAGGCAGCGCCTCGGACAAGGACCTGATGCTCGAAGAGAACATCGCCGACGCCGACATCTTCCTGGCCCTGACCAACGACGACGAGGCCAACATCATGGCGTCGCTGCTGGCCAAGCGCCTGGGTGCACGCAAGGTAATGACCATCATCAACAACCCAGCCTATGTCGACCTGGTGCAGGGCGGCGATATCGACATCGCCATCAGCCCGCAGCTGGCCACCATCGGTACTCTGCTGGCCCACGTGCGCCGTGGCGATATCGTCAGCGTGCACTCGCTGCGCCGCGGCGCGGCCGAGGCCATCGAAGCCGTGGCCCATGGCGATTCGAAGTCGAGCAAGGTAGTGGGCAAGGCCATCGAGGACATCAACCTGCCGCCGGGTACCACCATCGGCGCAATCATCCGCGAGGACGAAGTGATGATCGCCCACGACGACACGGTGATCGAGTCGGGCGACCATGTGATCCTGTTCGTTGTGGATAAAAAGCATATTCGGGACGTGGAGAAGCTGTTCCACGTGGGCTTGAGTTTCTTCTAG